TCACGACTTCTCTGCCGGGAATCAGCCCGTCCCGGTTCACAAGCCTCTGTGCCGTACCCGCTGTATAGATGCCGGCGGGCCGGTATCCGGGGATGCCAAGCGATCCGCGCGGACGTTCCCTGCATCCCATTGCCAGGATCACGGCACGCCCTGTGATCCGCTGAAGTCCTTTTCTGCTGCTCATAACCGTCACAATTCGTTCCTGTGTGATATCTGTAACCATACTCTCCAGCTCATATGCGATACCAAGCGTGTCGACCATCTCCACATAACGCGCTGCATATTCGGGCCCGGTCAGCTCTTCATGGAAGGTATGCAGACCAAAACCGCTGTGAATACATTGATTCAAAATACCGCCGAGTTCAGCATCCCGTTCCAGGATTAAAAGGCGATCGATGCCCTCTCGTTTCATGGCAACAGCCGCCGCCATGCCCGCAGGACCGCCTCCGATGATCACTGCATCGTAATGCTTTGGTTCATCCGTTTTCATCGTCCACCCGCCTTCCCGCTGTCTCCATTCAGCAAATACGAAGTACCTCCGGCTTTTGTCACCTGAGAAGGGGTTAGTCCGAGTTCCCTGCAGAGAATCTCCATCACCTTCGGCATACAGAATCCCGACTGGCATCTGCCCATTCCCGTTCTCGTCCGCCGCTTCACACCGTCCAGAGAGCGCGCGCCCGGTTTTCTTCGGATCGCCTCGACGATCTCTCCCTCCGTCACGGTCTCACATCTGCAGATCACATTGCCATACGCCGGATTCTCTTTGATCTTCATGCGGAGTTCTTCTGCACTTGCCTGCGCAGCCGAAAAGATATTTTTCTGAACCGCTGTAAACTCCTGCTTCTCCCGTGCATTCAAATAGGCCGCCGTCATCCCGGCCAGCTCACACCCTATCGCCGGAGCAGCTGACAGCCCCGGTGATTCGATACCCGCAGCGTTGAAAAATCCCGGCGCCCCCTTCGCCTCACCGATCACAAAATCCCCGCCGTCCTCATGTGCCCGAAGTCCTGCAAAGGATGTGATGGTCTCGTGAAGCGGCAGGGCTTTGATACCGTCCATGCTTTTTTTTTGCACCTGTGAAAGTCCCTCCGCCGTCGTGCAGACGGCGTCTCTGTCCGGTACATCCTGCGCTGTCGGCCCCACCAGCAGATTGCCGTGGACGGTGGGCGTGATCAGCACTCCCTTTCCCATCGGACCGGGCATCTGAAAAATCGTGTGCTGCGTATAAGAACCCGCCCGCTTGTCCAACAGGAGGTATTCCCCGCGGCGCGGCGTAATGCGAAGCTGCTCTTCACTCACCATATTGTTGAACACATCCGCATAGATTCCTGCCGCGTTGATCACGCAGCGGGTCCGTATCTTTCCTTTCCCGGTATGCAGGCAGTACCCGTCCTCCTGTTTATCGATTTGTCTGACGGGACAGTCCATCCAGAACTCCACGCCATTGGTGCAGGCATTCTCCGCAAGCCCCGCCGTCAGCCGAAACGGACAGATGATTCCGGCACCCGGCGCCAGCAGCGCTGCCTTTACATCGTCTGCGGCCACAGGGATCATCCTGTGCAGCTCCTCCCCTCTCAGCAGCCGCAGACCAGGCACGCCATTTTTATACCCCTGCTCCATGAGCCTTACAAGCTCTGCTTCGTTCTGACCTTCCCGGCACAGCACAACTGCGCCGTTCCTTCGAAACGGTATATCAAGCTCCTCTGCCAGGACATCCATCTTCCTGTTTCCCAGAACATTCATCCTGGCTTTTAATGTGCCCGGAACGGCATCATAACCTGCATGAACCAGTCCGCTGTTGGCCTTGGACGTGCCTGTACAGATATCTTCCTCTTTATCCAGCACACAGACATGCAGCCTGTACCGCGACAGCTCCCGCGCCGCTGCACACCCCGTCACACCCGCACCTATGATTACGGCATCATACACAGACATATCCTCCTGTTTTGAAATTACCACTTATTATGTACTTTTTCTGCAAATCCCTGCATGTGTTCTACTGGTACCCTGGTTCCGTCGTCAAGCACCGCGGTTCCGTCGAAATGTCCGAACACCTGATGCTGGTCACTTAAGATAATCCCTGCAGAAGTTCGTGCACTCCTGTCCAGAATCGGAGTAAAGGTGAGCGCAAGCCGTCCGTCATCAGACACAATCTTCCACTGCTTCATGTATTCCGTCTGTCCCTCTTCTTCTCCCGGAATCAGGAAGCGGACGCTCTCCAGTTTATGAGCGCGCCCGTCAAAAAACAGCATGTTTTCCGTAGCGCGGCTGTTATCTCCAAAACCGTAACCCAGATTAAAACCAAATACGCGGTCTCCCAACAGCGCCTGCGCCGCGCCCCAGTACCAGGTATTATCATATGGCCATACACCGCGTCCCCAGTCCAGCAGCCCAAAACTGTCCTCCGGCTGAAAATAAAACCTCTGGCTTCCGATTTCCACGATCCCCTTCGCACGCATCCCGATGATCTTCCGGTTATAGTAAAATGCCCTGGGATTCTCCCGGAACGGAACGGCGATCACCATACTGTCCTCCGGTTCCCGGGTCAGATGGATTTTCATACGGATCGGCAGTCCGTCCTTAAAGTTTTTCATCCCTGCAGTCAGAATCCGGCGGTCTTTTTCTTTCACGAATGAAAACTGACATCGGCGGCTGCCAAACCTGACGTCGCCCGCCTCCGAGGAGGACGGCATCCCCGTCCTGCCCATCGGAAGCAGAGTCATCGGGCTTACCGTCGTCTCCCTCTTCTGCTCAAAATCAAGAAACGAAATGCTTACCAGCCCCATATAACTGTTGTCCGCCACCGTGAGCGCAACTCCAAAATGTTCGTTGCAGATCAGATAATAGTCCCATTCTTTGATACGCAGTGTCCCCTGGCGGACTTCAGCCCTCCTGTATTCTTTCACGGGACACGTAGCATAGCCGGCCTCCTGCAGACATCCGTTATCATCCAGAAGTCTTCCCGGCATCAGCCGTTTCTGCATGACCTCACCCCCTCATCAGATACTTTTGTTTTATTATATCAAAACACCAGATAAAATCAATCTTCTTTACACTGTCATCGGCATACACCGGATATGTTTTCAGAACCTCCCCATCCAGAAGATATGACACTTTCCCCACCACTGTCCCGGCTTTGACCGGCGCCTGAAGCGCATCCGGCAGACTTTTCTCTACCTGAACCTCCTCATCTGCACCCAGCAGTACCTTCAGAGACTGCTGCTCCATGTCACAGCGGTAGCTCAGGGGCACCACGGCTTCTTCAGAGAGTCTTCCGCCGTGCTGTCCTTCCAGTACCTCCAGCTGTGCAGCCGGAAGCTCTCGTATCAAAACATCCTGTATGGAATAATGTTCGAGGCCGTAAGTCATCAGCTTCTTCGTATCTGACCATTTATAGCTCTTGTTATTGGGCCACCCGCAGGCGAGAAGTGAGACAATGAATGTTTTGCCATCCTGCTCAAGGGCTCCCACATAACAGTATCCCGCATCTGCCGTAAATCCCGTCTTTCCGCTTAGTGCGCCCTCCATCATCGACAGAAATGCGTTGTGATTATAGCAGTTATAAATGACCGTCTCTTCCATATTCCAGAAAGTATACGACGCCGTCTGTGTGATCGCCAGAAATTCCTCCCGTTTGGGGGACTGCATGATACAATACCTCATGATCCTTGCCAGATCCTGCGCCGTTGTCCCGTGTACTCCCTGTTCATTCTGATCATCCAGACCGTTCGGCGTTATAAAATAGGTGTTTTCACACCCAATCTCCTGAGCCTTCTGATTCATCATACCCGCAAAATCTTCCACACTCCCTGCGATATGTTCCGCTATCATCACAGCGCTGTCATTGTGTGACTCCAGCATCAGGGAATAGAGAAGGTCATTCAGCCTGAACTGGTCTCCTTCATGTACCCCGAGATGTACCTTGGGCTGACCTGCCGCGCGTTTTGTCGCTGTCACCGTATCGTCAGGATTACCGTTCTCAAGAGCCAGGATGCATGTCATAATCTTCGTTGTACTGGCATTGGGCCGTTTTTCCTCCCCGTCTTTTTCATACAGCACCCGCCCGGAATCGGCATCCATCAGACATGCTGAACGGGCATACAGTTCACTGTCCGCCGGCTCTTCCTGTGCATAGACGGCCTGCCCTCCCCAAATGACCGCCAAAAGAACTCCCATCAAAACAATCCTTTTTTTCATGTGATTCACTCATCCGTTTTGTGTATGTCCTCCTTTTATTCTATGAGGAAAAATATAATTTATTATCACCTTCAGGAAATTAAGAAAGGGCCCGGCAAGCCGGACCCTCACGGACATCTTTCACCGATGACGCAATATGCAGTTATCTAAATATTCAGTTTCAGCTGGACCTCCTCTTCTGCCTCTGCTTTAAAGTCTTCCAGCTGTACCGGGCTGATGGACGGCAGTTCCTCTGTCGATTCTACTCCGAAACTCCTCAGAAATTCTTCTGTCGTACCCAGCAGGATCGGACGGCCGGGGGCGTCAAGACGTCCGACCTCCTGTACCAGATTATACTCTACCAGTTTATTGACGGCATGGTCACACTTCACACCGCGGATCTTCTCTATCTCCAGCCGTGTGACCGGCTGTTTGTACGCAATTATGGACAGCGTCTCCAGCATCACATCCGTCAGCACCGCCTTCTTCGGCTGCAGAGCTATCTGTACCAGGTTATCGTAATATTCCTGTTTTGTACACAGCTGATAAGCATTTTCCAGTTCAATGATCTTAATTCCACGGTCTTCCTGCTCGTACCGCAGCATCATGTCGCGAATAAGTTTCTGCGTGGTAGCCGCATCGCATCCGATCGCCTTCGCTATCCTGGAAAGTTCTACAGATTCACCCATGGCAAACAAAATTGCTTCAATGGCAGCTTCCGTATTTTTTATGTTCATGATTCACCAATCCCCACTGTCTCGATCTGTATCTCGTCAAATATATATTCCTGACTGATTCTGATCAGTCCTGTCTTCATCAACTCCAATATCGCCAGAAACGTCACCACAACCTGTGTTTTACTGCACTGCCGTTCCAGCAGTTCACGAAAGGAAAACTTCTTACGGCTGCGCGCAAACGTCTCCACATATGTCATTTTATCAGGCAGGCTTACCTCCTCCTGTTCTATTCTTCCGAATTTGCTTCGAATCGGATCCAGCTTGTCCTCCTGACGCCGCATCACAGACAAAAAGACAGCGTGCAGCTTTTCAAGATTCATATCGCCCACAAGCTCCCTGGTGTCTATCGGAGGCCGGTAGGAAATCACCTCCGCCGGCATCGTATTCTTCCTGTAGATACTCCTGGACGCAGCCGCCATCCGCTCTCTCAGTTCATATGACATATACTTGTACATTTTATATTCAAGCAGCTGCTGTACAAGCTCATCCCGCGGGTCTTCCTCCTCTCCCTCTTCATTGATTTCCTTCGGGAGAAGCATCCGGCATTTGATATCAATCAGCGTGGCCGCCATAACCATGAATTCACTCATGATGTTCAGGTCCTGTCTCTGCATCTGACGGATATAGTCCAGATACTGATTGGTAATCTCCACAATCGGTATGTCGTAAATATCTATTTTATTCTTATCGATCAAATGCAGCAAAAGGTCCAGCGGACCTTCAAACACCTGCAGTTTTACGGGAATCCCCATATGCAAACCTCTGTTCCTTACTTTCTGATGTCTACTACGACAAGTTCTCTTGGATTATGCAGCCGAAAAGGTATCGTGTGATCACCGAGCCCTGAGCTCACAATCATGGTTGTGTCCCCTTCTGTATGGCTTCCATACCCGTACTTCGGAAAAAATGTGAGATCATTTCCGATCAGCGGCCGTCTTTTTCCCATCCGTACGACTCCACCGTGATAATGCCCGGAGAGAATCAGATCGGGCTTCCACCTGACATACGTCGGAAAATATTTTGGATAATGAGCAAGCAGAATATTATACGCATCCTCTGCGGGTGCCGGAAAAACATCCGTTATCTCAGACAGCGGCAGCTCCATATGTGCGAAGCGGTCATAATATTCCCGCTTCAGCTCATACCCGTACAGCGCGACCTTCATGCCTCTGACTGAGAATACACTGCTCTCATTTTCCAGCAGTGTCACATGGTTCTCAGTCAATCCCCTGCGGTACGTATCATACATATCGCCGTACGTCTCCGGATAAATACGTAGGCGATACTCATGGTTCCCGTTTGCCGCATAGACCGGGACCCGGCCGGAAAGATTCCGAATAAATGCCAGCGCGGCATCCATCGGCTGTTCCGGCTTTCCGACGATCAGATCCCCCCCGATCAATACGACATCCGGATGCAGTGCCAGTATCTTTTCTGCCAGTCCCCGGTTCCCCTTACCGTACGATACGTTATGCAGGTCACTCACAAAAACAAGCCGTATGCTGTCCTCCGCCGATACTGCCTTCCTGCTGTGAATCCCATAGTATTTTATCACGCATTTTGTCATGGTTGTTTCATTCCTCTTTTCACATCTTCTCTATACTACAATAAATTTCTGTCAAGTTCAAGTTTTTCCTCCGTTTAAGAACCGCATCCATGCCTGATACAGATAATCCGGATAGGTTGCTTTTTCTATATCCTCCGTAAACACAAGATTGACGCTTCCAATCTCTTTTCCGTCCAGGTAATACACCGCACGGCCGGCGACGTCGCCCTTCTGCACCGGCGCCCTGGCATCCGTCTTAAACTGCGTCTCTTTTTCAATATTTTCAGTATTCACACCTTCTGTATCCAGATACCTGAACTCCTCTTCGTACGCACAGGCTCCCTCTTTCTCTATTGAAAATGCCACAGGCACCTTGGGAAGCTTTTCCTGATTGTCGTCCACATACAGGCTGCAGATACCAAACCCATAGTTCAGCATGGTGGCTGCATCCCGGAACCTCGCCTTCACATCCGGCGCCCCCATCACGACAGATATCAGCGTGATGTCATTTCTGGAAGCCACTGCCGACACACAGTACTTTGCAACGGATGTGCTCCCTGTCTTAAGCCCCACACAGCCGTCATACCCCCTGATCAGCTTGTTTGTGTTTGTCAGCCCGAATTCTTTACTCCCCTGTCTGGTCACATGAGTAATGTTTTCCATCCAGATTGAAGAATATGTAAGAATTTCCGGATGATTCGTGATAAGCTCCTTTGACATGACCGCGACATCGTGGGCTGTCGTATAGTGCCCCGCCGAATCGGTCAGGCCGCAGCAGTCCTCAAAGCGTGTATCTTTCAGTCCCAGTTCCTCCGCCTTCTGATTCATCCTCTTGACGAATTCTTCCTCGCTCCCGGCAATATGCTCTGCCATCACGACCGACGCATCATTCCCCGACGCTATCACAATGCATTTGATCAGCGTCTCCACCGTCTGTTTCTCTCCCTCTTCCAGAAACACCTGCGATCCCCCCATACTCTTTGCATGGGCGCTCGTGACTGCCTCATCCGTGAGCTTTATGGTTCCCTTCTCCAGCTCATCAAAAATCAGCAGCAGCGTCATAATCTTCGTGATGCTGGCCGGGCTTCTCTGCTCGTCTGCATTCTTCTCGTAGAGAACCTGACCGGTAGACGATTCCATTAAAATAACAGAAGGCGCATCTACCGAAACCGCTTCGCCCTCCGGCTGTGTGCCTTCCTCCTGTGTATTCTGCTCTCCTTCTGATGCCGGTTCCGCCCATACGGCGTATGTTCCGGACAACAACTGAATCAGCATCAGCATACAGATCAATATGATCCCAATCTTTTTCCTCATCTTTGTCCCCCCACATCTGTTCCTTCTCTAATGTACGATGCAAAGCGGATAAATATGATTCCGTTGTAATGAAAAAGTTTCCTGTACGCTAAAAAACCGCGGGTCCAGACCCGCGGTTCGTATTGTTTCTAATATTTAACGGATACTCCTGATCATCTCTCTGATTTCCGCAATCCCTTCACTCAGAGATCCCTTCTTCGCCGAATACAGGTGCACCAGAAAATCAAATCCAAACACTATGATCGCAACCGTGCCGACAATCGCACCCGTATTATACGAGTAGCTGTCCACGATCCGAACAACAAATTTCTGCAGGAACGCAAACATCAGAACTGTGTAGAGCCCCCATGCAAGAGTACTCTCCAGACAGATCAATCCATCAAAATTCAGCGGTTTGTCATGGTAGTCCCACCACACAGCCCCGAACATATAACGCATCAGATATCCTGTCACCAGTTCCAGAAGTGTTGCCAGAATACATCCGGCAAAATACAGAGCTATGTAATTTCCATCCAACGGTCTTAAGATAAAGTAGAGCGTCAAAGCCCCAACACCATAAATCGGACAGATCGGACTGCTCATGAATCCCCTGTTCGTCAGCTTGCGGTTACACAGTGACATGTAGATAGATTCTACGATCCACCCCATCAGACTGTATATTAAAAACCAATGAATGATATGATATAAATCGGTTCCGAACATCGGTATCGTCCACATCGTATCTTCTCCCTTCTTCTCTGTTATTTATCTCCCACTCTCTATACTAAAAAATCCCTGACGAAACGTCAAGGATTTTTTGGCACATTAATTATATTTACGTTTTCTGGCAGCTTCCGATTTTTTCTTACGACGAACACTTGGTTTCTCGTAATGCTCTCTTTTACGGATCTCCTGCTGAATTCCAGCCTTTGCGCAACTACGTTTAAATCTGCGTAAAGCGCTGTCCAGAGTTTCGTTCTCTTTTACGATAACGTTTGACATAGACTCACACCTAACCTCCCTCCAGTTGTAGATTGTGCATACACAACTGTTTGGGTATATTTTACTGCACTAATAGTAATTATAACAGATTTTTTCCATACGTCAACTGCTTTTGATCATTTTCAGAAAAAAATTACCTTATATTTACTTTATCTGCTCTTCCACGACAGACACTACAGCTTCGATCGCCTGTGGGATCCTGGATACGTCTTTTCCTCCAGCCTGAGCCATATTCGGACGTCCGCCTCCGCCTCCGCCGACGACAGCGGCCACAGCCTTGATCAGATTACCGGCGTGTGCTCCTTTTTTCATAGCCTCAGGAGTCACCATTGCCATCAGGCTGACTTTGCCGCCGCATGCGGACGCCAGCACAACGACACCTTCGCCCAGCTTCTCTTTCAGCTGATCGCCGAGATCACGCAGTCCGTTCATATCAACGTCGTTCAATGCACTCGCAAGCACCTTGACGCCTTTGACTTCCACAACCTGATCCATGACATCTCCCAGGGATTCCTGAGCCATTTTACTCTTCAGAGACTCGTTTTCACTCTGAAGCGTTTTCATCTCCGTCTGCAGATGTGCGATCTTGTCAAGAATCTCAGCAGAAGAAGTCTTCAATGCCTTCGCGATGGATGATATTTTGTCTTCCAGCTCTTTATAATATGCAAGGACCCCATCGCCTGTCAGTGCCTCGATCCTGCGCACGCCGGCAGCGATTCCCGACTCCGACACGATCTTAAACAGGGAGATGGACGCCGTATTCTTTACGTGCGTACCGCCGCAGAGTTCTTTTGAAAAGTCCCCCATGGTAACCACGCGCACCTCTTCACCGTATTTTTCCCCAAACAGTGCCATTGCCCCTGATTTCTTAGCTTCTTCAATGGTCATGACATTTGTTTCGACAGGGAGATTCGCCTGAATTTCCTGATTCACCAGTTTTTCTGTCTGCTCCAGTTCCTCCGGTGTCATCGCCTGGAAATGCGCAAAGTCAAATCGAAGACGTCCCGGCGTCACAAGTGACCCCTTCTGCTCTACATGAGCGCCCAGTACGGTTTTCAGCGCTTTCTGCAGCAGATGTGTGGCGCTGTGGTTCTTCTCCGTATCGCAGCGCTTCTTATCATCCACCTTCAGCGTTACCGTCTGGCCCGTTTTCAGAATACCGGAAATCATCTCACCGACATGTCCGATCTTCCCGCCGCGCAGGTGAATCGTATCCTCCACCCGGAACTCGCCGTCCGGACTTACGATCACTCCGACATCCCCCTGCTGGCCGCCCATCGTCCCGTAAAACGGGGTCTTTTCCGCGATGATCGTGCCCTTCTGTCCTTCCATCAGGCTGTCCACGATGTCAGTCTCCGTCGTCATCACAGAGATCGCCGAGTCCAGCGCAAGCGTTCCATAGCCGTCAAATTCCGACGTGACAGACGGATCAATGCCGTCGTACACTGTCGCATCCGCACCCATGTAGTTTGTCACTTCCCGGCTCTTTCTCGCACGTTCACGCTGCTCTTCCATTTCCCTGCGGAAACCGTCTTCGTCTACGGCGTATCCCTTTTCCTCCAGGATCTCTTTCGTCAGGTCGACCGGGAAGCCATACGTATCATACAGCTTGAATGCCTGCTGTCCGTCCAGCACCTTTTCACCCTTTTCCTGCATCTCGCGTTCCATATCCGCAAGAATCAAAAGTCCCTGATCGATCGTCTTGTTGAACTGGCTCTCTTCATTTGTCAGCACATTGAAGATAAAGTCTTTCTTTTCTGCAAGCTCCGGATATCCGTCTTTTGAGCCCTCGATCACGGTGGCGCTCAAGGTTGCCAGGAACTGCCCCCTGATGCCGAGCAGACGCCCATGCCTGGCAGCACGTCGGATCAGGCGGCGCAGCACATAGCCTCTGCCCTCATTCGTCGGCATGATACCGTCGGAGATCATGAACGTTGCGGAGCGTATATGGTCGGTGATCAGACGGATGGATACATCATCATCCGCATCCTCTTTGTATTTCTTTCCCGCAATCCCGCAGACTTTTTCACGAAGTGCACAGATGGTATCCACATCAAAGATCGAGTCCACCTCCTGTACGACAACCGCGAGACGTTCCAGCCCCATTCCGGTGTCAATATTCTTATGTTCCAGTGTCACATAATTGCCGTTTCCGTCATTTTCAAACTGTGTAAACACGTTATTCCAAACTTCAATATAACGGTCGCATTCACATCCGACCGTACAGTCAGGACTTCCGCAGCCATACTGTTCACCTCTGTCATAATAGACCTCGGAACACGGTCCGCACGGACCTGCACCGTGTTCCCAGAAATTGTCCTCTTTCCCAAACCGGTAGATCCTCTCCGGAGCGATGCCGATCTCTTTATTCCAGATATCAAACGCTTCATCATCTTCGAGATAGACAGACGGATAGAGACGGTCGGGGTCCAGGCCCACCACCTCCGTCAGAAACTCCCAGGACCATGCCAGGGACTCTTTCTTAAAATAATCGCCGAACGAAAAATTGCCGAGCATCTCGAAAAATGTTCCATGGCGCGCTGTTTTTCCGACATTCTCGATATCACCGGTACGGATACATTTCTGGCACGTTGCCACCCGATTGCACGGCGGGATCTCTGCCCCCGTAAAATATGGCTTGAGCGGCGCCATTCCCGCATTGATGAGCAAAAGGCTCTTATCATTCTGGGGAACCAGAGAAAAACTCTTCATGATCAGATGGCCCTTGCTCTCGAAAAAATCCAGGAACATCTGACGAAGTTCATTTACTCCATATTTCTTCACGTTTCCATTTCCTCCTTTGCCGCACTCGCTGCGGCTTTTAATCTGGGATGCATGAAAGTTTCCTTTCAGGCGTTCCTCCTTTGCCGCACCTGCTGCGGCCTATCTTCAGGGATGCCGGAGTGTTTTCTCCTGACATACTAAATTTTCACAGATAATAATTTTATCACATTTCCCTATTTCAGGCAAACTTTTTTGAATTTCTTCTTTCCCCGCTTAAGCACGACTCCGTCACCCGCGAGAACTTCCTTTGGTATCTCATGGTGAATATCCGTGATCTTTTCACCGTCCACAGAGACTCCGCCCTGTTCAATGGCACGCCTTCCCTCCGAACGGCTTGTGACAAGCTCCGCTTTTACCAGCATGGAGATCACATCGATCGAGCCTTCCGTTAAGTCTTCCTCCGTCAGTTCGGCCACCGGCATATTTTCAGCATTTCCGCTGGAAAAAAGTGCCCTCGCGCCTTCCTGAGCTTTTTTCGCCTCTTCTTCTCCGTGAACCAGTTCTGTGAGTTCATAGGCAAGTATTTCTTTCGCCTGGTTCAGCTGGCTGCCTTCCCACCTGTCCATCTCATCGATCTGTTCGATCGGCAGGAAGGTCAGCATGCGAAGACATTTCAGCACATCCGCATCCCCCACGTTTCTCCAGTACTGATAGAAATCAAATGGTGACGTCTTGTTCGGATCCAGCCATACGGCACCTGACTGTGTCTTGCCCATCTTCTTTCCTTCGGAATTCATCAGCAGGGTGATCGTCATCGCATACGCATCTTTTCCGAGTTTTCTGCGGATTAGCTCCGTACCGCCAAGCATGTTGCTCCACTGATCATCGCCTCCGAACTGCATGTTACAGCCGTATTTCTGGTACAGTGCGTAGAAATCATAGCTCTGCATGATCATGTAGTTAAATTCCAGGAAGCTCAGGCCTTTTTCCATCCGCTGCCTGTAACACTCTGCCGTCAGCATACGGTTCACGGAAAAATGCGGTCCCACTTCGCGCAGAAGCTCCACATAGTTCAGGTCCATCAGCCAGTCCGCATTGTTGACCATGAGCGCCCTGTCCTCCGAAAAGTCAATAAAGCGGCTCATCTGCTGTTTAAAGCAGTCACAGTTATGCTGAATCGTCTCCACCGTCATCATCTGGCGCATGTCACTTCTGCCGGACGGGTCCCCGATCATGCCGGTCCCTCCGCCGAGCAGCGCGATCGGCTTATTGCCCGCCATCTGCAGCCGTTTCATCAGGCACAACGCCATAAAGTGTCCGACATGCAGGCTGTCCGCCGTCGGATCAAATCCGATATAGAATGTTGCCTTCCCATTATTCACAAGCTCACGGATCTCTTCCTCGTCCGTAACCTGAGCGATCAGTCCTCTCGCCTTAAGTTCCTCATAAATCTTCATACCATTATTCTCCTTTCATATTTGTTTTCATCTTCCATATCCGGGATTTTACGGGGAGCTCGAGGGTTCCCCTCTCGAACTCCAATCACGAAGGCGGAATTCACTTCCACCGCAGTGCAGAAATCCCGATTTGTAGGGGCCTTTTGGCCCTTGCACGAGCAAATCGGGATTTCTCCCTTTTGTAACTAATAAAAATGGCATCGCCATTTTTATTAACATAAAAAAGATTGCGCTCTCGCGCAATCTCCGCGCGCGAACGGACTGCAAAGCAGTAGTTTCCTTTCCGCGAGCTGCGCATCTATGCACGAAGTGCATTTTATTACATAGGAGATTCCGAAGAAATTTCCTATGTAATAAAAAACTCCCGTCCATCCTGGATTTCTCCAGAAAGGACGAGAGTTCATTCCCGTGTTACCACCTTTGTTCACATCCGGTTCACACCGTCTGCCTTCATAAGTACTGCTTTCAATACTTTGACATGGATAACGTCTGTCAGCACGTCACAGCCTACTCATATTCGGTGTGAAGCTCAGGGATGTATTCGAATCCTATGTCCGTATGCGCCTTTCACCAGCCGGCAGCTCTCTGTCTACATCGTATAGGTTCTACTTGTTCCCGTCATAGCCTGTATAATTTATTTCATTGATGCCTAGTATACAAACGGAAGTTTCGTTTGTCAAGCCGTTTTCGGTATTTTATATTCTTTAATTGAAAATGGATTAATTTTCT
The Ruminococcus gauvreauii genome window above contains:
- a CDS encoding D-alanyl-D-alanine carboxypeptidase family protein, whose protein sequence is MKKRIVLMGVLLAVIWGGQAVYAQEEPADSELYARSACLMDADSGRVLYEKDGEEKRPNASTTKIMTCILALENGNPDDTVTATKRAAGQPKVHLGVHEGDQFRLNDLLYSLMLESHNDSAVMIAEHIAGSVEDFAGMMNQKAQEIGCENTYFITPNGLDDQNEQGVHGTTAQDLARIMRYCIMQSPKREEFLAITQTASYTFWNMEETVIYNCYNHNAFLSMMEGALSGKTGFTADAGYCYVGALEQDGKTFIVSLLACGWPNNKSYKWSDTKKLMTYGLEHYSIQDVLIRELPAAQLEVLEGQHGGRLSEEAVVPLSYRCDMEQQSLKVLLGADEEVQVEKSLPDALQAPVKAGTVVGKVSYLLDGEVLKTYPVYADDSVKKIDFIWCFDIIKQKYLMRG
- a CDS encoding segregation and condensation protein A: MGIPVKLQVFEGPLDLLLHLIDKNKIDIYDIPIVEITNQYLDYIRQMQRQDLNIMSEFMVMAATLIDIKCRMLLPKEINEEGEEEDPRDELVQQLLEYKMYKYMSYELRERMAAASRSIYRKNTMPAEVISYRPPIDTRELVGDMNLEKLHAVFLSVMRRQEDKLDPIRSKFGRIEQEEVSLPDKMTYVETFARSRKKFSFRELLERQCSKTQVVVTFLAILELMKTGLIRISQEYIFDEIQIETVGIGES
- the scpB gene encoding SMC-Scp complex subunit ScpB — its product is MNIKNTEAAIEAILFAMGESVELSRIAKAIGCDAATTQKLIRDMMLRYEQEDRGIKIIELENAYQLCTKQEYYDNLVQIALQPKKAVLTDVMLETLSIIAYKQPVTRLEIEKIRGVKCDHAVNKLVEYNLVQEVGRLDAPGRPILLGTTEEFLRSFGVESTEELPSISPVQLEDFKAEAEEEVQLKLNI
- a CDS encoding NAD(P)/FAD-dependent oxidoreductase, producing the protein MYDAVIIGAGVTGCAAARELSRYRLHVCVLDKEEDICTGTSKANSGLVHAGYDAVPGTLKARMNVLGNRKMDVLAEELDIPFRRNGAVVLCREGQNEAELVRLMEQGYKNGVPGLRLLRGEELHRMIPVAADDVKAALLAPGAGIICPFRLTAGLAENACTNGVEFWMDCPVRQIDKQEDGYCLHTGKGKIRTRCVINAAGIYADVFNNMVSEEQLRITPRRGEYLLLDKRAGSYTQHTIFQMPGPMGKGVLITPTVHGNLLVGPTAQDVPDRDAVCTTAEGLSQVQKKSMDGIKALPLHETITSFAGLRAHEDGGDFVIGEAKGAPGFFNAAGIESPGLSAAPAIGCELAGMTAAYLNAREKQEFTAVQKNIFSAAQASAEELRMKIKENPAYGNVICRCETVTEGEIVEAIRRKPGARSLDGVKRRTRTGMGRCQSGFCMPKVMEILCRELGLTPSQVTKAGGTSYLLNGDSGKAGGR
- a CDS encoding DUF2804 domain-containing protein, whose amino-acid sequence is MQKRLMPGRLLDDNGCLQEAGYATCPVKEYRRAEVRQGTLRIKEWDYYLICNEHFGVALTVADNSYMGLVSISFLDFEQKRETTVSPMTLLPMGRTGMPSSSEAGDVRFGSRRCQFSFVKEKDRRILTAGMKNFKDGLPIRMKIHLTREPEDSMVIAVPFRENPRAFYYNRKIIGMRAKGIVEIGSQRFYFQPEDSFGLLDWGRGVWPYDNTWYWGAAQALLGDRVFGFNLGYGFGDNSRATENMLFFDGRAHKLESVRFLIPGEEEGQTEYMKQWKIVSDDGRLALTFTPILDRSARTSAGIILSDQHQVFGHFDGTAVLDDGTRVPVEHMQGFAEKVHNKW
- a CDS encoding metallophosphoesterase, whose product is MTKCVIKYYGIHSRKAVSAEDSIRLVFVSDLHNVSYGKGNRGLAEKILALHPDVVLIGGDLIVGKPEQPMDAALAFIRNLSGRVPVYAANGNHEYRLRIYPETYGDMYDTYRRGLTENHVTLLENESSVFSVRGMKVALYGYELKREYYDRFAHMELPLSEITDVFPAPAEDAYNILLAHYPKYFPTYVRWKPDLILSGHYHGGVVRMGKRRPLIGNDLTFFPKYGYGSHTEGDTTMIVSSGLGDHTIPFRLHNPRELVVVDIRK